In Dehalococcoidia bacterium, the sequence GTACTACGTTTTCGACGATGTGGACGTGGATCGCTACGCACTGAACGGCAGAATGACCGAGGTCACGCTCGGCGCCCGCGAGCTGTCGCAGGACAGCCTGCAGCCGAGCGCCAGGACCTGGGTGAATGTGCACACCCGCTACACGCACGGCTACGGCGCGGTGATGAACCCGGTCAACAAGGTCGATGTCTTCGGCCTGCCAGCCTACAACCTGCAAAACATCCCTCCGCAGGGCGAGCCCGCGATCGAGCAGCCGCGCATCTACTACGGCCAGCAAACCAAGGAGTACGAGATCGTCGGCGCCAAGCAGGCCGAGATCGACTTCGAGGACAACACCGGCACGCAGCAGGAGACCCGCTACAACGGCAACGGCGGCGTGGGCATCGGCTCGTTTTTCCGGCGGCTGGTCTACGCCTGGGAGTTCGGCGACACGAACCTCTTGATCAGCGGCCAGATCACCGGGCAGAGCAGGCTGCTCTACCGCCGCACGCTCAAGGACCGGATCTCACATATCGCCCCGTTCCTGACGCTGGACAACGATCCGTATCTTGTGATCGTGGACGGCAAGCTGTACTGGATCCAGGACGCCTTCACGACCTCGGACAGCTTTCCCTATTCCGAGGACGAGAATGGCATTAACTACATCCGCAACAGCGTCAAGATCGTGGTGGATGCCTACACCGGCGATGTGACCTTCTACCTGGTCGATCCGAGCGATCCGGTGGCCAAAACCTACCAGAAGATCTATCCCACGCTGTTCAAGCCGTTCGATGCGATGCCCGCCTCGCTGCGCAGCCACATCCGCTACCCGGAAGACCTCTTCCGCATCCAGTCCGATGTCTACCGCACCTATCACATGACCGATCCGAGCGTGTTCTACGGCAAGCAGGATCTGTGGGCCACGCCGCAGGAAGGCACCGGCGGCTCGGCCAAGGACCTCGACCCGTACTACCTGATCATGCGCCTGCCCGGCGAGCAGCGGCAGGAGTTCGTGCTGATTCGTCCCTTCACCCCGGCGAACAAGCCGAATGCGATCGCCTTGATGGCGGCGCGGATGGATGCGCCGAACTACGGCCAACTGCAGGTCTTCCGCTTCCCCTCCGGTCAGGTGATCGCCGGGCCGGTGCAGGTGCAGTCGAGCATCGACGCCCAGCCGGAGATCTCGCAGCGGTTAACACTGCTGAACCAGCAGGGCTCGCACGTGCAGCGCGGCAACCTGCTGATGATCCCGATCAACCAATCGTACATTTATGTCGAGCCGGTCTACCTGCAGGCCGACCAGAACCCGAAGCCGGCCGTCGTCGCCGTGATCGTCTACGCGGCGGGCAAGGTCTTCATGGAGCCGTCGCTCAACCAGGCGCTGGCCGCCGCGGTGGGCGAGATCACGCCGACCTACAGCTTCAGCAGCTTCGCCGCGAGCGCCGCCACGGCCGCCGCGCAAACCAACAACTCTGGCGGCAACGGCCAGCCGACGCCCACGGCCACACCCGCCGCCGGCGCCTCCCCTGCGCCCGCAAGCACCACGCCGCCGAACGTCGCTGCGCCGCCGGCAACCTCGGTCACCCCAACCGCGACCGATATCCCCGGTCTGATCCGCGAGGCGTCGGACGCGAACGCGCAGGCGCAGCAGCGCCTGCGTAACGGCGACTTCGCCGGCTACGGCGAGGAAGAGGCGCGTCTGCAGGCGGCGCTGAACCGGCTGGGCCAGCTCATCGCTCAGCCGACAGCGTCGCCCGCACCTCGCTGACGCGGCGAATCGAGGCAATCCCGGCCAGACTCCCGTACACTGGCCGTCACAAGCAGCAGACGGAGCGACAACGATGACGTCGACGACGACGAGCAGCACAACCGGCGCCGGCTCGAGCGCGGATTGGCAGCAGCGCGAGGCCGCGGTCTTCTTCCAGGCGGCCAAGCGTGTGCCGCTGACGATCATGCGCGGCGAAGGCACCGCCGTCTACGACGTGGAGGGCCGCCGCTACCTGGATTTCGTGGCCGGCATCGCCACCAACTCGCTCGGCCACCGCCATCCGACCGTGGTGGAGGCGATCAAGGCGCAGGCCGATACGCTGATCCACATCTCCAACGTTTTCTACAGCGAGCCGCAGGTGCAGCTGGCGGAGCTGCTGGTGCGGCATTCGGCGCTGGACCGCGCCTGGTTCTGCAACAGCGGCGCCGAGGCGAACGAGGCGGCGATCAAGCTGGCCCGCAAGTGGGGCGGCATGCACAAGCAGGGCGCCAGCGAGATCATCAGCACCGAGAACGGCTTTCACGGCCGCACCCTGGCCGCGATCACGGCCAGCGGCACCGAGCGCTACAAGCAACCGTTCGCGCCGCTGCCGGGCGGCTTCGTCGTCGTGCCTTTCAACGACATCGAAGCCATGCGCGCCGCCGTAACACCACACACCTGCGCAATCCTGCTGGAGCCGATCCAGGGCGAGGGCGGCGTGAACCTGCCCTCGGCCGGCTATCTCGCGGCCGTACGCCAACTCTGCGACGAGCAGCACATCCTGCTCATTCTGGACGAAGTGCAGACCGGCGTGGGCCGCACGGGCACGCTCTGGGGCTACCAGCAGTACGGCGCCGAGCCGGACATCATGACCCTGGCGAAGGGACTGGCCGGCGGCGTGCCGATCGGCGCCATCCTGGCGAAGGAGCCAGTCGCCGCCTGCTTCGTGCCCGGCGACCACGGCTCGACCTTCGGCGGCAACCCGCTGGCGACGGCGACGGGCTACTCGGTCTTGAAGTTCGTGATCGAGAACGATCTGCCGGCGGAGGTCGCGCGCAAGGGCGAGCGGCTGATGCGGGGTCTGCACGGCTTCGAAGACCGCCACGGCAGCATCGCCGAGGTGCGCGGCAAGGGCCTGCTCTGCGCGGTGCAGTTCAGCAGGGACATCGCCGACCAGGTCATGAAGCAGTGCGTGGAGCGCGGGCTGTTGGTCAACATGCTGCGCGCCAACCTTGTGCGCTTCTCCCCGCCGCTGACCGTCACTGACGCCGAGATCGACGAGGCCCTCGCCAGCTTCGAGGCCGCGCTGAAGGCGGCAGAATAGAAGCGCCGGCCGTCGGCCCTCAACCTCTCCTGTCTCCTTCTCCCAATCCTGGGAGAAGGAGACGATCCAGCCTGGAGCGTTCCGTGGTCGGTACGGTTACCCCGGCGCAGTCCGATTCCAGCACCCCAGGAACACCCCTCTCCCAGGATTGGGAGAGGGGACGGGGGTGAGGGCCGACGGCTCAGTTCACCCGCTTCTTCTGCCCCGCCCAATACTTGTCGCGCAGCACGTACTTCTGCAGCTTGCCGGTGGCCGTGCGCGGCAGCTTCTC encodes:
- a CDS encoding UPF0182 family protein, with protein sequence MASGDPPREDREGLGPPPIPFRVGREQLPSFHAMRWLVVVAVLIGLFTLASIFKGLYADFLWFDSLGYAAVYNTMLITKTVLFFVGALLFLGFIAGNLWLARRLAPVGLEESFIAEVEPATLKRIVTIVAVAGSIFLAIVFGSVASSEWETWLRLVNGASFGGSDPAFHMDPGFYMFTLPGLWAILDWLLGLTIVTLLAVIGVYAFVISLQNFEVRLSRAIKAHVGCLGLLLLLVYIVRYRLDIFSLAITKNGVVEGATYTDIHARIPGYYILMVFAVAAGACIVWSIFRRRLIVAGAGVGAWIVAAIALLGIYPAAVQRLNVDPNELAKEQPYIQRNIDGTRTAFNLQAVDLQPFQASSDITRQTLSQDQATIDNIRLWDPRFEIQTYKQQQEIQQYYVFDDVDVDRYALNGRMTEVTLGARELSQDSLQPSARTWVNVHTRYTHGYGAVMNPVNKVDVFGLPAYNLQNIPPQGEPAIEQPRIYYGQQTKEYEIVGAKQAEIDFEDNTGTQQETRYNGNGGVGIGSFFRRLVYAWEFGDTNLLISGQITGQSRLLYRRTLKDRISHIAPFLTLDNDPYLVIVDGKLYWIQDAFTTSDSFPYSEDENGINYIRNSVKIVVDAYTGDVTFYLVDPSDPVAKTYQKIYPTLFKPFDAMPASLRSHIRYPEDLFRIQSDVYRTYHMTDPSVFYGKQDLWATPQEGTGGSAKDLDPYYLIMRLPGEQRQEFVLIRPFTPANKPNAIALMAARMDAPNYGQLQVFRFPSGQVIAGPVQVQSSIDAQPEISQRLTLLNQQGSHVQRGNLLMIPINQSYIYVEPVYLQADQNPKPAVVAVIVYAAGKVFMEPSLNQALAAAVGEITPTYSFSSFAASAATAAAQTNNSGGNGQPTPTATPAAGASPAPASTTPPNVAAPPATSVTPTATDIPGLIREASDANAQAQQRLRNGDFAGYGEEEARLQAALNRLGQLIAQPTASPAPR
- a CDS encoding acetylornithine transaminase, translated to MTSTTTSSTTGAGSSADWQQREAAVFFQAAKRVPLTIMRGEGTAVYDVEGRRYLDFVAGIATNSLGHRHPTVVEAIKAQADTLIHISNVFYSEPQVQLAELLVRHSALDRAWFCNSGAEANEAAIKLARKWGGMHKQGASEIISTENGFHGRTLAAITASGTERYKQPFAPLPGGFVVVPFNDIEAMRAAVTPHTCAILLEPIQGEGGVNLPSAGYLAAVRQLCDEQHILLILDEVQTGVGRTGTLWGYQQYGAEPDIMTLAKGLAGGVPIGAILAKEPVAACFVPGDHGSTFGGNPLATATGYSVLKFVIENDLPAEVARKGERLMRGLHGFEDRHGSIAEVRGKGLLCAVQFSRDIADQVMKQCVERGLLVNMLRANLVRFSPPLTVTDAEIDEALASFEAALKAAE